The window TTCGGCGGCTCCTCGGAGAAGCTGCTCCGGGCCATCAACTTCAACACCAACCTCCTCTGCTGCAAGAGGAGGGTGGAGCTCAACGTCGCCTTCCTGCGCGAGTGCGGGCTGGGTGATCCCGACATTGCCAAGCTGTGCAGCTCGATACCGAGGATGGTCACCACCAACCTGGAGCGCGTCCAGACAATGGTGGCGTTGACCGAAGGCCTCGGCGTGTCCCGGGGGTCCGGGATGTTCAGGCATGCTCTCAGTGCCGTCGCGTTCCTCGACGAGAAGAAGATCGCGGCCAAAGTGGATCACCTGAAGAAGACGCTAGGGTGGTCGGATGCCGAGGTGAGCATTGCTCTGCCTAAGGCCCCGTTTTTGCTCGCCAAGTCGAATGAATCGCTGCAGCATGGGTCCGAGTTCCTCATCTCTGAGGTGGGGTTGAAACCGGCGTACATTGCTCGTCGGCCGGTACTGCTCTGTTACAGCCTAGAGGGCCGGATGAGACCTCGGTACTACGTTGTGAAGTTTCTCAAGGAAAATGGATTGCTCAAGCGTGACCCCAGCTACTATACTGTTTTCAAGGAGACCGAGAAGTATTTCGTGGAGAAGTTCATATGCCCTCACAAGGAAGCTGCACCACACCTTGCTGAAGATTATGCTGCCGCTTGCGGAGGGGAAGTGCCCGCTAGATTTAGATTTACAGGTCTAACAACATGAACCAAGAATTCTGAGTAATATATGTAGAATCGTGATGTAGTTCTGAAGCCAGCTATGTTTTGGTCATTATTTTGTAATGGAGAACAACATACATGTTTTCTGAAGATCTATCTGGCTTTCCAAAATCTATCCTTTGATTATGTACTGATTTCTCCTTTGTGCCATGCTAATCAGAAGATTACTTTATATGTTGAGCTTTTACTTCATAATCTTCATGGGAAGTTCACTGCTTCAtaaatattcataaatattttttatTGCCATTTTTTGAATTACAGTTCACGTCATGGTTATCTTGACTTTCAGGATTGTTGGTTGCGGCATCAGAGAAAGGTAGGTCACAAGCTGTAGGTGCATGCCAACTTCAAAGGTTAGAGACCCCAGATCTGGGAGAGGCAGTGCTGATTGAGGGGNNNNNNNNNNNNNNNNNNNNNNNNNNNNNNNNNNNNNNNNNNNNNNNNNNNNNNNNNNNNNNNNNNNNNNNNNNNNNNNNNNNNNNNNNNNNNNNNNNNNNNNNNNNNNNGACGTGACGACCCAACGACCTGGAACATCGACGCTTAAGCTTTGGTATGAGATATATGGGATTTTGTCAAGCCGGTCTTCCAAAGCAGGCGACTTGGGATGATTATCGGATGTCATTCAATTACTTTTAGATGATGCCCATCATCTTTTTGTGCATTTCATGTTGGCAACCTTGCTATTGTGCTTGCTGGTTGATGATAGTGTCCGTGCAATGATATAAGCTTGCTAAAGGAAACCAATATAAGGTACTTCATAATCTAGAGACCTTTACTTTCTGCTTCTTTTTCATCACTAACATATGTTCACAAAGAATGGGCACCTGCATTTACCAAAACAAACTGTGAGCTGCATTGGTTTCAGTTGCACACATCACTCAATTCATTGGTGGCCTCACTTTCTTTTGTGAATTCTGCGATCTGTTGAGGTTGTGATTAGTTCACTTGGTCTAATCATGTTAGTACAGAACTAAATATCTGTCAAAAATTTGCCCACTATCTGATGAAACTCCCTTCAATGTTATGAAGGAGGTAAACCTTGATAACTGGGCATCCTGTGTAGAATATGCATGTTCTTTCAGCATTGCTAAACCTGCACAGAACTTAATTCGCTAAGTACGTCCTACTCCATGATGTAACTTGTGATCTTGATCTGAATGAGCTATAGTATGTTCTACGTGGTATGTTCAATACAGTTAGTTTGTAGCTTGTGATCTTGACGTGAATGAGCTGTAGTATGTTCCACTACAGTAGTATGTTCATTGCAGTTAGTTTGTACTGGATCTATCAGGGGTGTTATGTAACTCAAGACAAGAAGATGTTGCTTACCATTTGCAAATTGTTAAATTATTTCATGGCGTCGGCTTATGTTTGCTCCTTGCACTCACCATCTCTATGGTTGCTGTGTCAGGTGGGAGCATGGAGTGTATAGCCTTGCTTGTTTCTGCGACGGCCTGATAAGCCGATCGTGGGTATCAGACCCCCTGGGAGTGGATGCAGGACACTGGATTTGCCAGTCAGGTAAATTCAGTTCTCTAGCACATGACagattcgtgcatatcaatcatttGGGCACGCATAATGCTATATCTGTTGTTAGAACTTAGCCCCTGTATGGAAGGCACCTATCGCAAATGAAGGGCTATGGTGTCATTGCCAAACCACTAACTCGGTTATTGAAGCAGAAGCAGTTTGAGTGGTCTACTTTAGCTCAGGAGGCTTTTGAGGCTTTGAAGCTAGCGATGAGCTCTACTCCTGTTCTCCTATTGCCAGGCTTCAATAAGCAACTCTATCTGAAAACTGATGCTTGTGTCGCATGTATTGGAGCAGTAGTTTCTCAATATGGGGGAGGGGGACGGGGGTGAGAGAGAGGTGTGGTCTCTCCAGCATCCTATACTGAGGTTCTGGGTAGATCAAGATCTGGAAGTGAAAAATATCTGACCAAAAAAATCAATCACAGCACAAATATCAAAGCTGATCAAGGGCAGGAACAAATTAGACTGATTTTAAATAAATAGAACAAATCATTAAATAGATGCTAAAGGATTttgttttcagaagaaaaaaaacagTGCAAATTATGTCGAGTATGTTTATCATATGCATGGTCAAAACCACAAATTACTCCTGATCGGTCGATGTGCAAACAATGAGATAAGGTAGGACACATATGCTGATATGAATGCATGGTTGATAAGTACATCAGATACACGAACATGGAGTATGTAAACAGACATAATTGACTCTAATTAAATCCATGGTCACTATCAGTGAGGATTATTAACGTTTTCCTCACGAGGCATAGGAACCCAAATTGGTATTTGGTTCTCTGCACATAGCCCACTTTGAGTTCTTAATCACGTCTGAGTACAAGATTCCAACTAACAGCTTCCCTAGACTCCCATTGTGATCTTGAACTAACATTCATTTTGGAAGGTTATCTTTAAGTAAGTTATAAACAACTAACGACAATACATACTCCTTTACCTTACTATTTTTCTACAGGAAAGATTTTCACCTGAATATATAAATATTTCAATTTTTCTCACACACTTGTTAGCTTCATAATTGCTTTTGTTGAACAAATGCAGATGAAGCACATTTCATCAACTCCCTTCTGTGATGCCTCGGACGAATTAGAAGTACAACTGGCTGAAGAAATACAGGAGTACGTTAACACCAAATATCCTTCGGTGCACAACATTCAGGTAAGTAGATATATGCAACAGCTCCAGACAGATTGTACGTACTATTTTTTCTTAAACTCAAAGAGGAGCTTTCCGACTGCTTTTATCCTACTATAAAACTCTCTTTAACTCCCATTACTCCATTTTGAACTGGTGTCAGGAGAAGAAAATGCTCGAACGTTGCAGTCAGAAGTTTTGGCAAACAATTCTAAAAAAAACTCCATACCAACTGTGAAAACTTACACCGAGGATGTCCACAGCTCAAACTACACCAACAGTACCTCCAGTGATATAAGTCATTCCAGAGCTACAAAATTGCCATCTACTTCAAACATCCAGCTGTCTTCTGCTGCAACAAATACTTGTGTACCACAGTTTACAAAAGAATTGAAACCAGAGATAGACTCATTCTTATCTTCCTTCGATTTCTTGGATTTTCCTATGCCTGCTAAATATCCTCCAAGTTATGATTTGGAAATCAGCAATTTACAGATCGATTTGTTCATCCACAAATTCTCTCAATGCTTAAATCTGGACATCTCAGCAAACAATAAGCTTCTTTTCACTATCGGCTCACCAAGTTCTCAGGTGTTAGAATGACAAGAGGTTTTCAACAAAGACCAAACCAACAAAATTTACAGCGATAATCAGACTACACCTTCGCAAGGTACCCAATTTTTTTTGGCCATTTCACTATTATTTGTTTAGTCCACAAACCTTCTTTTTATCTAAGTACATTTTCATATGCATCTTTGTATAGTCTTTCATGGATGTAATCCCTTTCTCTGTTTTCAATAAAATTGTAGTCCTATTTGAATCCATGAAAAGGGACCCAGCGTGGAAGGAGTTGCATGCTTCAGACCGCCTTAATTTCATACAGGAAAAGGTTAAAAATGAAGCTTGCCCATACCAGCTATTAAGTTTGGGCAATGCATACAATAAAATGGGGCTTTATTTGACCCAACTTTGGAGGCTTAAGGACGTGCGTGGAGGGGGACGAAACGTCCGCTTTAGCTGATCGTTCCCACGGACGATCAGTTCGCTGGGGAATCATATTTCGCGCATAAGTCGGTATATAGCTACCAGTTTCCGCGTAGTTCGCcggggaaccccccccccccttacgCGTAGTCCTCTTCTGTGTCGGCCCGTTCCGGGATCTTCCCCCCTACcagttttgggaaggttctagaaacTTCCATGAAccgttttttccttttttatattgTTTTTTCTTCTGCTTTTCCTTTCGTTttcgttttcttttttgtttttccttttttcttttctgggTCAcggacatgttttcaaattcatgaacatttttttgaattcgtgaacatattttttaaatccTGAACCTTTTTTAATTCGCGAACATTTTTTATGAAACTGTGACGATTTTTCAAATTGAGGAACATTTTTTATCTtttgcgaacatttttttgaaattgtgaacatttttttgtaaCCCGTGAACATTATTTTCAAccggagaacattttttgaatcaatgAATATTTTATtgaatcggtgaactttttttgaatcagcgaacattttttgaatcaatgAGCTCAATTTTTGTAacccgtgaacattttttgaattcaaaattcaaaacatCAAGGATACAAGTAATGTCTGGACTAACAGAAAGGGAAGAAAGCTCCCTTAGCAATTGAATGAGCTTCGAAATTGGACTCTCTATGCTCGAAACAGAAAGAAACACTATCAAAAGATCTAGTACTAAACTGAATATCTGGCGAGATCATAGCATATGGTGAAACAGCTCCCTTCTTGATGTTGCCGACGACTTTCCAAACAGTCTTAGGCGATGATCATTTAATGTAGATTAAGGTCGTGCGCAAGGGAAATGCCTCTTTCTTCGCTGCATGCTAGCGCTTCCAGAGTAGCTTGATCAACCAGACCCTCGAAAACAACCGTCGGGGCTCCCAAATAGTTCCTTGCACCATCTCTGCagatcgccgccaccgccgccaccccttTGTCTCCCAGAAATGAGATACCTCCTTCCACATTAATCTTGCATGCATCACTAGGCGGAGGAATCCAACGTCGCGGCCTTGTGATGTTAACTTGTGGTTGCTGAGAACGCGCATCGTCTCGGACCGCCATAATCTGGAGGTCCTCCAAGTACCtgttaaggccttgtacaatgcaaggtgcttggaGAAATAAACCAAGTTttccttaagcaccggtgcttatttgtatagGGCAGACGCTTAATTAGGCGTCTCTTTTGTAGAAATAAGCACTGGTGCTTcagaaaaatccaatttttttttttgagcatctccaatttatttttctaagcacctccctAAACATCATGGGCTATTCGCCGTCTTGCCCGCCAAATCGCCCCATGGTAACCACAAACGAGTCACTCTAATCTAGGCCCGGACCAGCCCAGaccagcccagcccagcccagtCGCGTTTGTACCAGGCAAATCTGGAGGAGGCTCACTCCCTCAAAAAAAAATAAATCTGGAGGAGGCTCATCGTCTCGCCATCGTTCCccactccctcgccgccgccgccgccgccgccatgctccGCCTCCGGAGCTGCGTCCTCGcccatctcctctcctctcccgccACCTCCTCGCTCccctctctccaccgcctcctctccgccgccgccgcctcccccagctccggcttcTCCGTGGAGGAGTACCTCGTCTCCACCTGCGGGCTCACCCGAGCGCAGGCCCTCAAGGCCTCCCCCAAGCTCTCCCACCTGAGGTCCCCATCCAAGCCCGACGCCGtcctcgccttcctcgccggcATCGGCATCCCCAGCTCCGACGTCGCGGCCCTAGTCGCCAGGGACCCCAAGTTCCTCTGCGCCAGCGTGGAGAGAACCCTGTCCCCCATCGTCGACGGGCTCACCGGCCTCGGACTGTCGCCTTCCGAGATCGCGCGACTCGTCCCGCTCACCGCCAACAACACCCACTTCCGCAACAAATCCGTCGTCTCCAAGGTGGACTACTACCTGCGCCTCTTGGGCTCCTTGGAGGAATTCCTCCGGGCATTCAAGCATAACCACAATCTCCTCTCACACAACCTCGAGACGGTGGTCAAGCGGAATGTCGGGTTGCTGCAGGAGTGCACGCTAGGTGCTTGCGacattgccaagcttgccatctCTATGCCAAGAATGCTCACCGCCAACGTGGAACAAATCCGGGGGATGGTGGCCGGTGCTGAACGTCTAGGTGTGCCTCGCGGCTCTGGGATGTTCCGGCAAGCCATGCGGAGTGTTGCGTTCGACAGCGAGGACAAGATCGCCGCCAAAATGGAATACATGAAGGAGACGTTTAGGTGGTCGGATGCCGAGGTGCGCATTGCTGTGTCCAAGGCTCCAATGCTGCTCACCTTGGGCAAGGACCTGCTGCAGAGGAAGTCAGAGTTCCTCATCTCCGAGGTTGGACTGGAACCACCATACCTTGCTCATCGCCCGATAATGCTCAGTTACAGCCTAGAGGGGCGGCTCAGGCCACGGTACTACGCTGTAAAGTTTCTCAAGGAAAACGGATTGCTCAAGGGCAACCTGGGCTATAAGACAATTTGGGATCTGGTTGAGAAAATATTCATGGAGAAGTACATATGCCCTCACATGGAGGCTGCACCACACCTTGCTGAAGACTATGCGGCCGCATGCAGAGGGGAAGCGCCAACTAGATTCAGATTTACTTGAACCATCAATGGGCTATGA is drawn from Triticum dicoccoides isolate Atlit2015 ecotype Zavitan chromosome 6B, WEW_v2.0, whole genome shotgun sequence and contains these coding sequences:
- the LOC119326543 gene encoding uncharacterized protein LOC119326543 is translated as MLRLRSCVLAHLLSSPATSSLPSLHRLLSAAAASPSSGFSVEEYLVSTCGLTRAQALKASPKLSHLRSPSKPDAVLAFLAGIGIPSSDVAALVARDPKFLCASVERTLSPIVDGLTGLGLSPSEIARLVPLTANNTHFRNKSVVSKVDYYLRLLGSLEEFLRAFKHNHNLLSHNLETVVKRNVGLLQECTLGACDIAKLAISMPRMLTANVEQIRGMVAGAERLGVPRGSGMFRQAMRSVAFDSEDKIAAKMEYMKETFRWSDAEVRIAVSKAPMLLTLGKDLLQRKSEFLISEVGLEPPYLAHRPIMLSYSLEGRLRPRYYAVKFLKENGLLKGNLGYKTIWDLVEKIFMEKYICPHMEAAPHLAEDYAAACRGEAPTRFRFT